CGCAAAGCGGATCGTCGGGAAAGAATTCCGAATTGTAGCAACCGCGAAGGATGTTACCCGCACCGAGCGTGGTGATCTCGTTGCTCACCCGGATGTCGAAATAATCGACGGCGAGGCTCGTCTTGAGGCCGCCCCACAAGGCGCCCGAAAGGTCGGGGGTCAGGATAATGCTGGCCGTCTTCGCGGTCGATGTTTCCGGACGGAGCGTGCCGAGCCCGCCGCCGCCAAGGACGGTCGCCGATCCGGTCGCGCCGGCAAATGCGGGACCGAAACCGTCGGCAGCGCAATTGTCGAACATCCGTTGGGTAATCGCGCCGCGCGCCAGTTTGGTGGCGGTATTGATGCAGGGATCGATATCCTGCTGTGCCTGGAAACCGGTCTGGTTTTCGAGGAACAGTTCGAACAGCGCGGGAGCACGGAACGATGTACCCCATGTACCGCGGAAACGCAGCCAGTCGGTGACTTCCCAGTCGAGGCCGGCTTTCCAGGTGGTGTCGCTGAAGCTGTCCTGAGCGCCGTCGCGGCGCGTCGCATCAACACTGGTATAGCGAGCGGCACCCGACAGCGTCAGGCGCTGGATCAACGGCGTATCGTGGATCAGGGGAATCTGGAGTTCGCCGAACAGTTCCTTCGTCACCGTCTTGCCCGACGTGATGCCGGACGAGGTGCGCAGCGCGGCGTTGCCCGCGAGCGTAGTTTCGCCCGGCGTGTCGGTGATCTGGTCACGACGGATTTGCGCACCGAATGCCGCGCCGACATTGCCGGCCGGCAGAGTGAACAAGTTACCCGACAGCGTTGCTTCGGCCGACCACTGCTTGAAGATCGTGGTGCCCGTTTCCTTGCCGAACAGGAAGGCGCGCTCTTCGGGCGTGAAATCGCCACGCAATACGCGCGGATCGGTGAAGTCGATGTCGATACAATCAACACCACGAACGCGCGTCTGCTGGCCGACGCACGACCGGGTGCGGAAGCTTTGCGAATCCAGCGAGTCCTGGAAGATCACATCCTGTGTGTAGCTGGCATCCGACTTGCTGTACTGGCTGTATACGTCCCAGTTCCAGCCCGAAAGGAAGCCACCGAAGTCGCCGCGGAAGCCCAGGACGCCGCGGTAATAATCGACATCGGTGCTGAAATCGGACTTGGCGAGGACGAGCGGACGAAGCAGGAAAGCGCCCGTGAATTCGGAGTTGAACGGATCGCCGGCGTCGAATGGATCGCAATTGTCGACCGAAGGATCGCAGAACAGGAGCGGCAAGAACGAGTCGCCCGTGAACTGGATCACGTTCAGCTGCTGGAACGAATTATTGTATGACTTGCGGTTGTTAAACAGCAGCTCGGTGTAAACTTCGACATTGTCGGTCAGCTCGTAGGACGCGTCGAGATAGCCTGTGATGCGCGATACTTTCGAATAGACATCCGAAATCTGCTCGAGCGGCTCATACTGGTTCAGCGCGCCGGTCGAGGGACCATCGAAGTTCAGGCCGAAAAAGTTTGCGGGCCCCGAAACGCCGAGATTGCCGAAATTATTGTACGAAATGCCGACCTGGCCCAGATTCGAGCCATATTGGCCAATAAACAGTTGCTCGCCGTTGGGCGCCAGCAGACCCGGTTCGAACCCGATGAGGTCGCCGGTATCATCGTCGAAAATCGGATCCCCGGTGAAGTCGAGGTTGGTCAGGATCAGATTGCCGAGCGTGCCGTTGCACGCCGGTCGGCCGGTACGGAAGTCCGTGATGTCGGCGCGGCCGCCGCCCTGACGCGGAAGATAATCTTCCGAGCAATTGAGGAAGCCGCGATCGCGACGGCGCAGGTTCTGCTGCTGGAAATAATCGACCGTTGCCATGATGTGGCCGCGGTCGAACCGCTTGCCCCAGGTCACGTTGAAGTCGTAGATTTCACCGCCGCCGTGCTGCGGGATCGACGAGAAACCGCCGATCTGGAAGCCGTCGGCGTTGTCCTTGGTCAGGATGTTGACGACGCCGGCGACGGCGTCCGAACCGTAGATCGACGAAGCGCCGGTCTTCAGCACTTCGACCTGGCGGACGATCGAGAGCGGCAGCACGTTAAGGTCGAAGGAGGCGACCGCACCGCGGACGCCGGCGGGACCGGCGCGGCGGCCGTTCAGCAGCACCAGCGTGCGTTCGGCGCCAAGGCCGCGCAGCGAGATGGTCTGGGCATCGGCGCCGCCGTTGGTGACGAAGCCGTTCGAGATCGACGAGGTGATCTGGATCGAGCCGGCCGCGATCGGCGACGACTGGAGCAGGTCGGCGAGCTGGTTCTGACCCTGCTTCTGGCCGATGTCGGGGCTGATCACCTGGATCGGGTCGGGGCTGTTGAATTCGCTCTTGCGGATGCGCGAGCCGGTGACGACGATCGCGTCGCCGCTGGTCGCATCGGAATCGCAGACGCCGTCATTGTTGGCGTCGGCGCAGGCGATGCTGTCGACCGTGTCTTGTGCGAAAACTGGTTGGCTGACGGAAACGGCCACTGCAAAAGCAGCGGCACCCCGAAGCAGGTGCGCTTTGAACATTGATGACTCCCCGGTTGCCCGTTCAAAAAACCAGATGAACGGCATGGGGTTTAGAAAGACCTAAAATTTCTGCGGCACAAGTCTTTGATCGCGAATTTGAGCGGCGTCGCTATCGAGGCCGGGTTGCTGTGCCTTTTCGGCAACACCGGCCATGGTCCGGCGGCTATTCTTTAGGCAATTAGCTTTCTTTACAATGATATGAATGGATCATTCCATGCCGTGTCTGATATGAAAATGTCCCGAAATACGTTTCCGTTGAAACGAAATTGCCAAAATGGGTGATTGATATAAATCCTCGGCGATTTTTCGCTCGGCGATCCGATGCTTCGTCGCGAAATCGGGCGACTCGGCGTCCCATTTCCGCACCACCGCGTTGCGCCGCATGTTGCGATGCATCATATATTGGTGCTATTGCGCGCTTTGCACAATCAAGGTTCCGGCCGATGCCTCCGATACAGGGCATTCGGAGCCGTCGGAACATCAGGAGCGCGGATCAGCATGGCGAGGTCGAAATCGGCAGAAGAGGGCGACGTCGTCACGATCAAGAAATACGCCAACCGGCGCCTCTATGATACCGAGCGTAGCTGTTACATCACGCTCGAGGATCTCGGCACGATGGTTCGCGACGGCCGCGAGTTTCGCGTCGTCGATGCGAAAAGCGGCGACGATATTACGCACAACGTCCTGACCCAGATTATCATGGACGAAGAAACCCGCGGCGAGACGCTGTTGCCGGTCAATTTCCTGCGTCACCTGATCGGCCTCTACGGCGACAAGATGCAGTCGATGGTGCCGCAATATCTCGAAGCATCGATGGCGGCGTTCCGCAAGAACCAGCAGGACGTCCGCTCGGCATTCGCGGGCGCGCTGGGTTCCAACCCGCTCGCCGAACTCACCCGGCGCAACATGGAAATGTTCCAGCAGGCGGCGGGGGCCTTCATGCCGGGCGCGGCCGGCGGCAAGGCCAAGGATGCCGAAATCGCCGCGTTGAAGGCCGAAGTTGCCGAGCTCAAGGCCGAACTCGCGAAAAAGAAATAGCGGCGGGCTTCGTTCCCGCTCCCCCAACGACAGAAAACCGGAAAATCATGATCAAGCATGCGCTCAGCGTAACCCGGCAGGCCGACTTCGCGGCCTGGTATCAGGACGTCATTGCCGAAGCCGACCTCGCCGAGGAATCGGGGGTGCGCGGCTGCATGGTGATCAAGCCGTGGGGCTATGGCATCTGGGAACGCATCCAGACGATCATGGACGCGGGCATCAAGGACATGGGCGTCCAGAACTGCTATTTCCCGCTGTTCATCCCGCTGTCCTTTTTCGAGAAGGAGGCCGACCATGTCGACGGCTTCGCTAAGGAAATGGCGGTCGTCACGCATCACCGGCTGATCGGAGACGGGAAGGGCAAGCTGATCCCCGACCCCGAAGCAAAGCTCGAAGAGCCGCTGATCGTCCGCCCGACGTCGGAGACCGTCATCGGCGGCGCAATGAGCCGCTGGGTTCAGTCGTGGCGCGACCTGCCGCTGCGCGTCAACCAGTGGGCGAATGTCGTGCGCTGGGAAATGCGCACCCGCATGTTCCTGCGCACCGCCGAGTTCCTGTGGCAGGAGGGGCATAGCGCGCACGACAGCAAGGAAGATGCGCTTGCCGAGACGATGCGTGCGCTCGAACTGTACCGCACCGTCGCCGAAGAGGCGCTCGCGCTGCCGGTGATCGCCGGCGAGAAGCCCGAGAACGAGCGCTTCCCTGGCGCCGCGGCGACCTATTCGATCGAAGCGATGATGCAGGATGGCAAGGCGCTGCAGGCCGGCACCTCGCACTATCTCGGCACCGGTTTCGCCGAAGCAGCGAACATCCGTTTCCAGGACAAGGACGGCGGTCACAGCCTTTGCCACACCGTGAGCTGGGGCTTCTCGACGCGGACGATCGGCGCGGTGATCATGACGCATGGCGACGACGACGGCCTGCGCTGTCCGCCGCGGATCGCGCCGCACCAGATCGTCATCGTGCCGATGCTGCGTGACAATGACGAGGATGCGGCGATCCTCGATTATTGCGCGTCGCTCGAAAAGGAACTGAAGGCGCTCGACGCCTTCCGCGAGCCGGTGCGCGTGCTGCTCGACGCCAATGCCAACAAGGCGCAGACCAAGCGCTGGGGCTGGGTCAAGAAGGGCGCACCGATCATCCTCGAAATCGGCCCGCGCGACGTCGCCGGCGGCAATGTCGCGGTGATCCGCCGCGACCGCCTCTATAAGGACGATGGCAAGCTCAACAGCGCGTTCGTTCCGCGCGGCGAGTTCGTCGCGGCTGCCGTCGCGACGCTCGGCGAGATTCAGGACAATCTCTATGCCGAAGCGAAGGAACGGCTGCACGCCAACATCCGCCGCGACGTGACCGACCTGAAAGCGCATTTCGCCGGCGACGACAAATTCGTCGGCTGGGTCGAGGTGCAATGGTCGCGGCCGACCGGCGCGGTGCTCGACGGGATCGTCGAGCAGTTGAAGGCACTGAAGCTGACGATGCGCAACACGCCGCTCGACGCGGTGCCCGCCGACGGGGCTTGCTTCTTCACCGGTGAACCGGCGGTGGAGCGGGTGCTGATTGGGCGTACCTACTGAGTTCCTCCGGTAGCGTGGTTAGCGTCGGTTAAACCGCGAACCTCATTCTTTGCATGTCATTAGTCTGCTATGGAATCGGCCGAGGGACTCGGCTGATCGGGCCTCCGTGTACCGCGTTGCGGCGGGGTCGTGCGTCGCGCGCTCAAGCAGGGGAATGAAGATGATGCGACGGACGATTGCGACATTGACCGCGATCTCGATGATCGGCGCGGGGATGGTGCCGGTCTATGCCAAGACACCCGGCAGCCTTTCCGATCTCGTCGGCGCGCGCGCGCCCGGCGCAGAAAGCGAGATGCAGAATCGCGGCTACAAGATGGAAACCTTCAAGAACGGCGGCCAGTATTGGTGGAACGGAAGTAGCGATACGTGCGTCCGGGTTGTCGTCGCCCAAGGGCGCTATGCAAGCGTCGACAAGGCGGACGCCGGTGACTGCGGCAAGGGCGGCGGCAACGCCGCTGCGGCCGTCGGCGCGATTGCCGCAGTCGGGTTGATCGCAGCGCTCGCCAGCCACAAGAAGAAGCATGGCGACAGCAGCGGCGATCACGACAGCGAATATTCGCGCGGCTATAACGACGGCCTTTACGGCGGCCAGTACGACAGGAACGACAGCGAGGGTTATCACGACGGGTTTATGGCGGGCGAGGCCGAGGCGTCGAACCGTCGCGCCGCGAACCGCCCCTATGCCCGCGGCGGCCCAATGGCGGCGCGCGCGGCCTGCGAGGCGCGCGGCGATGCCTTCCAGAACGCGCCCGGCGGCAGCAGCGTCGCGGTCAGCCAGCGTAGCGACCGGTCGGGCAACTATGTCTTCACGATCGCGACCGGCCATTACCGTTCCATCTGTACCGCCGATTCCGCCGGCCGCGTGATCGACATCCAGCCCAACTATTGATCCGCAAGATGGGGGTGACGCGCCGTGCGTTGCCCCCTATCAGCGGATCATGCCACGCAAAATCCAGGCCGGACTCCCGACACGGGACCAGATCATGCGCTTCATCGCCGACAGCCCCGGCGCGGTCGGCAAGCGCGAGATCGCCAAGCATTTCGGTCTCCACGGCGCCGACAAGGTCGCGCTGAAGGCTTTGCTCAAGGACATGACCGACGAGGGGCTCGTCGATCTGGCGCCCGGGCGTGCCTTTCACAAGCATGGCGGCCTGCCGCGCGTCACCGTGCTGCGCGTTGCGGCGATCGAGGGCAGCACCGTTTGGGCGGTTCCCGACCGCTGGGAGGCCGCGGGCCCGGCGCCGCGCCTCCGCGTGATGGAGCAGGGACGGAAAGGCGCACTCGGGGTCGGCGACCGTATCCTCGCCCGCACCGAGGAACGCGGCAGCGGCCATGTCGCGCATCCGATGAAACGGCTCCAGGCGAGCGCCGAGATGGTGATCGGGGTGCTCGTCGAGGATATGGGGCCGGGCGGCAAGCCGATGATCTGGCTGCGCCCCGCCGACAAGCGCGCGCGTTACGACTTTGCCGTCGCGGACAAGGGCGATGCCGATATCGGCGATCTCGTCCGCGCCGAACTGACCGGGCGTGGGCCGGCGATCAAAGCGAAGGTCATCGACCGCATCGGCGATCCCTTTGCGCCAAGGTCGCTCAGCATGATCGCGATCGCACGGCACGAGATACCGCATGTCTTCGGTCCCGAAACCCTCGCCGAGGCTGAAAAGGCGGCAAAGCTGCCGCTCACTCCGGACGGGCGCGAGGATCTGCGCGATCTGCCGATCGTCGCCATCGATCCCATCGATGCGCGCGACCATGACGATGCCGTCTGGGCGGTTCCCGACGAAGATCCGGGCAACAAAGGCGGTTTTCGCGCGATCGTCGCGATTGCCGACGTCAGCTATTATGTCCGGCCCGACGGCGCGCTCGATCGCGAAGCGCGGCGACGCGGCAACAGCGTCTATTTTCCAGACCAAGTCGTCCCGATGCTGCCCGAGACATTGTCGGCGGGCGTCTGCTCGCTGAAAGCCGGGCAGGATCGCGCCGCGATGGCGTGCCATCTCGTGATCGACAAGCATGGCAAGGTGACGTCGTGGCGTTTCACACGCGCGCTGGTCCGGTTGCGCGCCAACATTGCCTATGAACATGCGCAGGCGGCCTATGACGCCGACGAGCCCCGCGAGGGGTGGGATGCCGACGTCCTGCCGGCGCTCCGCAACCTCTGGGCAAGCTGGACGCTGCTCGCAAAAGCGCGCGCGGCGCGCGACCCGCTCGACCTCGAATTGCCCGAGCGTCAGGTGATCCTAGACGAACAGGGCGGCATCGCGGAAATCCGGGTTCGCGATCGCCTCGACGCGCACCGGCTGATCGAGGATTACATGATCGCGGCCAATGTCGCGGCGGCAAAGGCGCTCGAAGCGAAGAAGTCACCAGTGATGTACCGCATCCACGAGCCGCCGAGCCGCGAGAAGCTCGTCAGCCTGAAGGACTATCTCGAAACCTTCGAACGGAGCTTCGCGCTCGGGCAGGTCATCACCCCGGCAGTGTTCAACCGCCTGATCGACGGCTTTTCCGAAGACGATCGGCTGCCCGAAATCATGCAGGCGATTTTGCGCAGCCAGACGCAGGCCTATTATGGCCCCGCCAACGCCGGCCATTTCGGCCTCGCGCTCGGCAGCTATGCGCATTTCACCTCACCGATCCGCCGTTACGCCGACCTGGTCGTCCATCGCGCACTCGTCGATAGCTATCGCCTCGAAGTGCCCGGCAGGCCGAAGGACCTGCCCGCGCGCACCGGCCTTGGCGAGGCGGACGCCAAGGGCTTGTCGCACATCGGCGAAGCGATCAGCGCGCTCGAACGCCGCGCGATGGAGGCCGAGCGCGAGACTGTCGACCGTTATGTTGCCGCCTATCTGGCAACCAAGACCGGCGAGATCGTCGCGGCGCGGATCACCGGCGTCCAGCCGTTCGGCTTTTTTGCAACGGTCGACGGGCTCGGCGGCGACGGGCTGGTGCCGGTGTCGACGCTCGGCAGCGAGCGCTTTTTCTATGACGAGGCGGCTCGGACGCTCGACAGCGAGCATGGGCGGGTGAGCTATACGGTCGGCCAGCGGCTCGATCTGCGGTTGCTTGATGCCAACCCGATCAGCGGCGCGCTGCGCTTCGAACTGCCCAATGCGCCCGAGGGCGGTTTTCGCAATCGACCGCCGCGCCGCGACGGGGTGAAGAAGGCCGGCAAGCATATGGTCGGCAAACGCGGGCGTCCGGCGAATATCAAGCACAAGGGGCGGAAGCGCTGAACCCGTTACCTCCGCGGGAGCGACGTGTCAGTCCCCCGCCAGTTCCCGCAACAACGCCGCACTTTCCGCGTCGGCCGGAAAAAAGGCTTCGATCGCTAGTTCCGACAGGGTGATGTCGACCGGAGTGCCGAAGATCGTGACTGTCGAGACGAACGAGATGCGTCCGGCAGGGGTTTCCAGCGCCAGCGGCACCGCGATGCTGCTCACCGGCCCGGCGGCATTGTCGTTGGCCTCGACCGCATAGCCCGCGATCTCGTCGCGCAGCGATGCCAACGCCGGATCGGCACTCGCTTCGATCTGGAGGTCGAGCCGATGCAGGATATGCGCGCGCCACATCGCATAATTGGCGATCTGCGGTGCGAGGCCTTCGGGATGCAGCGCGAGGCGCAGCACATTGACCGGTGGCGCGAGGAGGTTGGGCGAAACCTGCCCGATCAGGACCCCGACCGCGGCATTCGCAGCGACCATATTCCAGTGCCGGTCGACCGCGAGCGCCGGATAGGGCTCGTGCCCCTTCAGCACATGCTCGACGATCGCGCGCATCCCCGCCATTTCGGCGCTGTCGAGCGCGCGTTCTTGATAGTCGGGGGCATATCCCGCCGCGAGCAGCAACGCGTTGCGCGCGCGGTGCGGCACCTCGAGGCAATCGGCGATGCGCGCGAGCATCTGCGCGCTCGGCTTCGACCGACCCGTTTCGATAAAGCTCAGGTGGCGGGTCGAAATCTCGGTATCGAGCGCGAGGTCCATCTGACTCATCCGGCGGCGGGTGCGCCATTCGCGCAATTGTTCGCCCAGCGTCGCGACTTGCATGAACGTCTCCTTTGTCCGGAGAGCTATACCTCAGCCTTCCTGTTTTCCATTACCTCCGGCGTAATCGACTGGCCGCATTTTCGGGATCACATGAGACGGGCATTTGAAAGGAGAAGCATCATGTCCATCTTCAATCTCAAGAACACCCTGATCATCGACGCTATCACCTGCACGGCGTTGTTCATCCTCTGTGTGTTTGCGACCGCGACCGTCGCCGCACTGCTCGGCCTCCCCTCCGATGTGGTGACCGTTGCTGGCTGGATCGGCCTGCCTTCGGCGCTGCTGATGCTGTTCGTCGCCTATCAGAAAGCGCCGAGCAAAGGACTTGCCAACCTGATTGCGGTGGGCAACCTCGGCTGGGTCGCGGCAAGCTTTGCCGTGCTTGCAATCTTTGGCGGCCAGATGACGTGGCTCGGCATTGCTGTCGTCGCCGTCCAGGCGATCGTCGTCCTCGATCTTGCGATTTTCGAGGCGAAGGGCGCCGCCGCGCTGCCGCGGCTTGCAACCGCCTGAGCCGCTAGCTCAGCGCATCGAGGCGGCTGATGTCGATGCCGCCCGGGACCAGCATCACCGGACAGGGGAGCGTGCCCGCATCCTGTCCGGTGAAATGCGCGACCAAGGGTCCCGGCGCGCCTGACGACGCCGTCGCAAGCACCAGTGCCGCAATCTCCTCGTTCGCGCCGATCACCTCGCGCACCACCTCGGCGGGCTTGCCCGATTTGACCATGATCTGCGGCGTGACATTCGCTTCCTGCACCACCGCGTCGGCCGCCGCCGCGACCAGTTCCTCGGCATGTTCGCGCGCTTCGGCCTCGATTGTCGCCTGGACGCCGCCGAAAGCCACGAAGTCCTGCGGGGCGACGATGGCGAGCACCATCACGCCGCCGCCCGTCCGCGCCGCGCGCCGGGCCGCAAAGCGCAGTGCCAGCGTCGCTTCGGGGCTGTCGTCGATCACCACCAGATACGTCCGCATCGCCCCGACCCCTCGTTATGCTTTTGCAGCGCGAGATTGCTTCACATTCGTATGAAAGGCAAGTTCGGCCGCTGGACCTTGACCGGCGCAATGCTTATGGCGAGGAACAATCCGTAGCGGCAGGCATGCCCTGCAAGACTCACGCCTGAAGATCGAGGACAAAAGCGACGATGCCGATCGAACTCAAAATGCCCGCCCTTTCGCCGACCATGGAGGAGGGGACCCTTGCCAAATGGCTGGTGAAGGAAGGGGATGAGGTCAAATCGGGCGACCTGCTCGCCGAGATCGAAACCGACAAGGCGACGATGGAGTTCGAAGCGGTCGACGAAGGCGTGATCAGCCAGATCCTCGTCGCCGAGGGCACCGACAATGTGAAAGTCGGAACGGTGATCGCCGTGATCGCGGGCGAGGGTGAAGATGCGGGTGCCGCCAAGGCTGCTCCTGCACCGGCAGCGGCGGCCGCACCGGCTCCCGCCGAACCGAAGGCCGAGAAGCCTGCGCCGGCCAAAGACGTCGCCCCAGCGGAAGCTGGGGCCGCTCCCGTGAGCGCGCCGACGCCAGCGGTCCCAGCTTCCGCTGGGACGACGAAAGGTGGCGACCGCATCAAGGCGAGCCCGCTCGCGAAGCGCCTTGCCGCCGAGCAGGGCATCGACCTCAAGGCGTTGACCGGCACCGGCCCCGGCGGCCGCATCGTCAAGGCCGATCTTGAGGGCGCTCCTGCATGTGCCGTTGCACCCGCCGCCGCGCCGGCTCCTGTGGCTCCGGCAGCGGCGGCCGCACCCGCTGCCGCGGGCCCGATCCCCGATTTCGGCATCCCGCACGAGGACGAAAAGCTCAGCGGCATGCGCAAGACGATCGCGCGCCGCCTGACCGAATCGATGCAACAATCGCCGCACATCTATCTGACCGTCGACATCCGCCTCGATGCGCTGCTCAAGCTGCGCGGCGAGCTCAACGCCAGCCTCGAAAGCCGCGGCGTCAAGCTCAGCGTCAACGACATGCTGATCAAGGCGCTCGCGATCGCGCTCGAACGCGTGCCCGCTTGCAACGTCAGCTTCGGCGGCGACGTGATGCGCCACTACAAGCGCGCCGACATCTCGGTCGCAGTCAGCATCCCGGGCGGCCTGATCACCCCGATCATCGTCGACGCGGGCGGCAAGTCGATGTCGAAAATCTCGACCGAAATGTCCGACCTCGCCGCGAAGGCGAAGGAAGGCAAGCTGCAGCCCGCCGAATATCAGGGCGGCACCGCCAGCATCTCCAACATGGGGATGATGGGGATCAAGCAGTTCACCGCGGTGATCAACCCGCCGCAGGCGATGATCATGGCGATCGGCGCGGGCGAGAAGCGGCCGTACATCGTCGACGATGCCCTGTCGGTCGCAACCGTGATGACCGCGACGGGCAGTTTCGACCACCGCGCCATCGACGGCGCCGACGGCGCGCTGCTCATGAAGACCTTCAAGGAACTGGTGGAAAGCCCGCTGGGGCTGGTCGCCTGACGCGGGCAATCAAATCGGCTTGCGCCACGTCGCGCTGAAGCTCGATCCGCCCATGCCGATCGACAGGCCGAACGGGCAGGTCAGGCTGGCGAGTGCGCGGGCGAGGCGCAGCTTCGCGGGCGACTGGCCCATCGCGGTGCGGGCGCGGCACCAGCTTTGCCCGCGGTCTTCCAGATCGATGTTGGTATAGCGGCGGAACGCGCGGAGGATCGGTAGCGGGTTGACGCCGCGCTGCATCGGTTCGCGGCGTAGGAGCCAGCGGTCGATAGCGCGCGGCCAGTAATTGACCAGCCAGCGCCCCGAATGCACCTCGCGCGGGGCCAGCCGGCTGGCGGTGCCCGACACGATGATGAGGCCGCCGGGTTTCAGCACTCGGTCGATCTCGGCCAGCACCGCCGGCAGATGATCGGGTGCGACATATTCGAGCACGCTGATGCACAGGATGATGTCGAAGCTGGCGTCGGCGAAGGGCAGGTGGCGCGTGTCGGGAAAGTGGCGCAGGTCGATGCGGTCGGCGACGCCATAGCGCGCGCAGTTTAGCCGCGCGAGGGAGACGGCGCCGGCGTCGACATCGATGGCGGTGACGCTTGCCCCGAGCGTCGCGGCGACGATCGAACTGGCCGCATAATTGCACCCGAACTCAAGCAGCGCGGCGCCGTCGACGTCTCCCGCATAGGCTTCGATCAGGTGCCGCACGCCTTGCCATTCGACGCCGACATAGCCGCCGACCCAGCGGTCGTCGGGATCGAGGCCCATCTGTTCGGCCTGCGCGCGAAACTGCGCATCCATCGCCTTGTCGACGACGGCGGGCGCATCGGTGGCGGAACGGCGCGTGGGGGAATAGCTATGGATCGGTTGCATGGTCCTGAACGCGGCTCTAAGCGAAACGCGTGAAGCCATCCTTAACCGGCCTGAAACAAGAGCTTGCCGTAGCGGTCGGTCCGGCTCTCCGATTTGCGGTGGCGTCCTTGCCGCTCGGCGGTCTAAAGGATGTCCAGCTTTCACCGATCAGGCAAAAAGGGATGCCCGAATGGCCAATAGTTACGACCTCATCGTTCTCGGTTCGGGCCCCGGCGGCTATGTCGCCGCGATCCGCGCCGCGCAATTGGGGCTGAAGACCGCGATCGTCGAGCGCGAGCTGCTCGGCGGCATCTGCCTCAACTGGGGCTGCATCCCGACCAAGGCGCTGCTGCGCTCGGCCGAAATCTATCACTATATGCAGCATGCCGGCGATTACGGGCTGAAGGCGGCCGAGATCAGCGCCGATATCGACGCGGTCGTGAAACGGTCGCGCGGGGTTGCGAAGCAGCTTAATCAGGGCGTCACGCACCTGATGAAGAAGCACAAGATCACCGTCCATATGGGCACCGGCAAGCTGACGGCGCCGGGCACGCTCGAAGTGACGGGCGAGAAGGGCAGCGAGACGCTGACCGCGAAGAACATCATCGTCGCGACCGGCGCCCGCGCGCGCGACCTGCCGTTCG
The Sphingopyxis macrogoltabida genome window above contains:
- a CDS encoding universal stress protein, with protein sequence MRTYLVVIDDSPEATLALRFAARRAARTGGGVMVLAIVAPQDFVAFGGVQATIEAEAREHAEELVAAAADAVVQEANVTPQIMVKSGKPAEVVREVIGANEEIAALVLATASSGAPGPLVAHFTGQDAGTLPCPVMLVPGGIDISRLDALS
- a CDS encoding pyruvate dehydrogenase complex dihydrolipoamide acetyltransferase, whose translation is MPIELKMPALSPTMEEGTLAKWLVKEGDEVKSGDLLAEIETDKATMEFEAVDEGVISQILVAEGTDNVKVGTVIAVIAGEGEDAGAAKAAPAPAAAAAPAPAEPKAEKPAPAKDVAPAEAGAAPVSAPTPAVPASAGTTKGGDRIKASPLAKRLAAEQGIDLKALTGTGPGGRIVKADLEGAPACAVAPAAAPAPVAPAAAAAPAAAGPIPDFGIPHEDEKLSGMRKTIARRLTESMQQSPHIYLTVDIRLDALLKLRGELNASLESRGVKLSVNDMLIKALAIALERVPACNVSFGGDVMRHYKRADISVAVSIPGGLITPIIVDAGGKSMSKISTEMSDLAAKAKEGKLQPAEYQGGTASISNMGMMGIKQFTAVINPPQAMIMAIGAGEKRPYIVDDALSVATVMTATGSFDHRAIDGADGALLMKTFKELVESPLGLVA
- a CDS encoding class I SAM-dependent methyltransferase, coding for MQPIHSYSPTRRSATDAPAVVDKAMDAQFRAQAEQMGLDPDDRWVGGYVGVEWQGVRHLIEAYAGDVDGAALLEFGCNYAASSIVAATLGASVTAIDVDAGAVSLARLNCARYGVADRIDLRHFPDTRHLPFADASFDIILCISVLEYVAPDHLPAVLAEIDRVLKPGGLIIVSGTASRLAPREVHSGRWLVNYWPRAIDRWLLRREPMQRGVNPLPILRAFRRYTNIDLEDRGQSWCRARTAMGQSPAKLRLARALASLTCPFGLSIGMGGSSFSATWRKPI
- a CDS encoding helix-turn-helix domain-containing protein, whose product is MQVATLGEQLREWRTRRRMSQMDLALDTEISTRHLSFIETGRSKPSAQMLARIADCLEVPHRARNALLLAAGYAPDYQERALDSAEMAGMRAIVEHVLKGHEPYPALAVDRHWNMVAANAAVGVLIGQVSPNLLAPPVNVLRLALHPEGLAPQIANYAMWRAHILHRLDLQIEASADPALASLRDEIAGYAVEANDNAAGPVSSIAVPLALETPAGRISFVSTVTIFGTPVDITLSELAIEAFFPADAESAALLRELAGD